A genomic stretch from Leptotrichia sp. HSP-536 includes:
- a CDS encoding cytochrome c biogenesis protein CcdA, which produces MFNQPLLVGSVFLGGVASFLSPCILPIVPVYLGILSKGKKTVLNTFLFILGLSLTFVSIGFSFSFLTGIFFNDIIKLMAGIIVIILGLHQTGILKFSLLEKNKTLNFDLIGKNSSLQAFLLGLTFSLGWTPCVGPILASVLALTGDKGSAIYGGLMMFIYVLGLATPFVLFSFFSQELLKKMRVLNQYTNYFKIFGGFLIIFMGILLIINKF; this is translated from the coding sequence ATGTTTAATCAGCCATTATTAGTAGGAAGCGTTTTTTTAGGCGGGGTAGCAAGTTTTCTATCACCGTGCATCCTTCCAATTGTTCCTGTGTATTTAGGTATTCTAAGCAAAGGAAAAAAAACAGTGCTTAATACATTTTTATTCATTCTAGGCCTTTCGCTTACTTTCGTGAGCATAGGTTTTAGCTTTAGCTTTCTTACAGGAATATTCTTTAATGACATTATAAAACTTATGGCAGGAATAATTGTAATAATACTGGGACTACATCAGACAGGTATACTAAAATTTAGCCTTTTAGAAAAAAATAAAACTCTAAACTTTGATTTAATTGGTAAAAATTCTTCATTACAGGCTTTTTTGCTGGGATTGACATTTAGTCTAGGGTGGACTCCATGTGTAGGCCCTATTCTTGCCTCAGTGCTAGCTCTAACAGGTGACAAAGGCTCCGCAATTTACGGAGGATTAATGATGTTTATATACGTCTTAGGACTTGCCACTCCATTTGTCCTTTTTTCCTTTTTCTCTCAGGAACTGTTAAAAAAAATGCGAGTTTTAAATCAGTACACAAATTATTTTAAAAT